In Canis lupus baileyi chromosome 19, mCanLup2.hap1, whole genome shotgun sequence, the sequence aaagaaaaacaacagatttAAGCTGGAGCTACTGGACATGAGCGGAcacccctcaccaccacccctttCCCCTTAATAGACAGATGCCCACCAAGGATGTCAGGCCCTCAATGGGGCacagcagagatggagagagaagggaggagagagcctGCCCACTGGAATCCAGCTTTGCCACATGCTGACCATAAACAAGTGGCTCCCCCGTCTGAGCCTCAGGCTCTTCCATCGCGGAGCAGGATGAGCACAATGAAGAAAACTGTAGAAGTGCACTCAGGCCTCCCTTGTTGGCGTTATTGCCAATATCACTGTCTCAAGGAGGCTCCAGTCTGCTCACCATTGGGGTAACCGGAGCCATAATCGGCATCCAGGTCCTGCAGCTTTTCCACAAAGTGCCAGCTCTTTACAGCCTGGTCACGGGCCACCTGTGGGCAAGATAAAAACTTAGGATCTCCCTCCCCTGAAGCAGGCACGCCTGCCACATGTGCAGGGGGATGCGAGGAGCTGGCCATGGCCAGAAGGAGCCTAACCTTGGCACAGATACTGGCAGCGCTGACCACAGGGTAGAGGGCATCCGCCTTGGCCTTGACCGTCACCTCAATGCCAGGAAAGCGCTGCTGCAACCGCTCTTGGTAGGTCTCTGGCAGCCCCACAGTGTCCACAAATACCTGCCGTGGTGACAGAAaggtattcattcaacaaatgtctgGGAAAATAACTGTCAGTGATCCAGCCTTACCGCATTTACACCTGCTGCTCCTGTGTCTGGAATACTCTTCTCAGCTCAAGGCCAGACTGAACCTTTCCCAGGCatctcagtttattttattatttttttaaagacttatctatttatttatgagagacacagagagacagagacataggcagagggagaagcaggctccccatagggagcccaatgtgggactcaggactcgatcctggatcccgggatcacacctggagccaaaggcagatgctcaactgctaagctactcaggcatcccgggCAATCTCAGTTTAAAAGTcccctccaggggcacctggctggctcagtcggcagagtgtgcaactcttgatcttcacgtcatgaatttgagccccacactgggtgcagagattacttaaaaaaaaggaaaagaaaagtcccCTCCAAAAGAGGCTGTCCCTGATCAAGCTGAAGCTATTCcacacttactgagcacctactgcataCCACAGCTACAGCAGATGCCAggaattatagaagcaaatgCAAGACAAAAAAACCTCTGTCTTCATGGAGTGGATACCCTGGTAAGTGCCACAGACAAGAAACAGGATAAATAATAAAGGACAGGGGAGAGTTGGGAGagattatcattttatttcttatctacttttttttttaagattttatttatttattcatgagagacacaggcagagggagaagcaggctccaggcagggagcctgatgtgggactcgatcccgggactccaggatcacaacctgggccaaaggtggcactaaaccgctgagccacgcaggctgccctacttatttttttaagtatgctctaTGTCCAATGTGGTGCTTaaactcttgaccctgagatcaagagtaccATGCTCTaacgactgagccagccaggcatgctGGGGGGGTATCATTTTATATAGTGGTAGGAGAGATTCGGGGATGGTCACTTCAAGGTGGTAACATTTGAATAAAGGCCTGAAAAAGGTAAGAGAAGGAGCCATGTGAAGATGCCATGTGAAGAGGATTCTAGCCAGAAAGAACagctagtgcaaaggccctgaggtgggaccATGTCAAGTATGCTAGACAGTAACAGGGAGGCCTCATAGCTGGAATAGAGAGATCAAGTCAGTGATCTCCATTGCTGTTACCCTCAGAAATCACCTTTATTATCTGCTTACCAGCTACCATCTGTGCCTCCTGACTTGGTCACCAAACCCTAGAGGGCAGGGCCCTTGTCTGTCTGTCCTAATACTGCATTGTGGGCTCCATATTCCAGTCCTGGACTTCAGCCATCTCCTCAACAAGGTCTCCCTTGTTATGTTCCCTATCTCAAGCGTATTTATCCTTGTTATTCTCTCAAAACGGCCTGTTCTTGGCCGCAGAGTACTGGATACAATGccaacttttatttccttctggtaTTTCAATCTCACTCTCTTCCACTTGACACTGAACTTTCCAGATTTGTTACTGGgatcaaaaaattaaatgttgagATCTATGTTTCAAAACGTGACTATCTGCTTCACAGGAGCAGACTATAAAGGACAGGCCTCAAagtgggaggaggatgggggggaaTCCAGGAGAGAAGAGTACCCTGGGCTAGGACAGAGGCTGCAGACAGGGGAACAGATATAGATTTGTTCTGGATTCCGAGCCTTTAAGATACAGAGAGATAAatcaggtcacctgggtggctcagtggttgagtgtctgcctttggctcaggttgtgatccaagggtcctgggatcgagtcctacatcaggcttctcacaggaagcctgcttctccctctgcctatgtttctccctctctctctctgtgtctctcatgaataaataaatgaaatcctaaaaaaaaaaaaaaaaaaaaaaaagatacagaggtAAATTAAAAGAGAGTGGAGCTGGGGGCTCCTCCTTGATCCTATATGGGGCACACATTTTGGGTAGGAAAAATAGTAGAAAGTCAAAAGACAGCAATATATATTCCTGAGATAACTCAGTTATGTCTGACTCTGAATCACCCACTGTACTTATATACTCCCATTTTATCCTGAAGTGATCAAATGTGGACAATCCAACAGCTCACCTGTGCAACTTTCACACCCTGGTCCAAGGCATACTGCACCAGCCCAGTGGCTGTATCATGGGATAGGGAGTTCAGGTTGTACTTGACCCTGCAATGGGAGACAAAACCTAGTCAGTTCCGGTCCCTACACCGATCCCTTCCAGGCCACGCTGGCTGCCCCTCCACCCGGCCCCTCCCAGAGGCCCCTCACCGCCCAAGCATGCTCGTAGAGATGAGGTTTGGAGACAGCACGTCCAATGCCCAGCCCACAAAGTCCCTGTCCTTCTCCATTTTCACAAAGAGCCTGTCCCGCTCGCTCTCCGATAGGGTCTTTGAGTCTGGGAGGAGGGTTGGGAGAGAAGGGGTGCGACTGGTTCTCCCAGCTGTTCTCCCCCTCCAGTTTGCACCCGCTCCTGCACACACCCAGGAACCACCTCCCCAGGGTCACACCTCGGGCTCACCTGCCACTTTCAGGGCTTCCAGATCTCCCAGGCGGGACAGGGGGCAATAACAGATGGCGTAGACCATGGGGCCTGGAGAAGCGAGTGTCCAACCAGTGAGCCCGTGAAAACCGCTATCCTTATTCCATCATCACCGCTTTTTTCGGTGCCATTACCACCATCACCCCCCTCCCCGGGTAGGGTACAATCCCGGCTTGCGTTCCAGTGCAACGTGCATTCCCCTAATcacgcccctcccccagcccagccctgggggcGCACCCAGCACCGGGCCCCGGCCCGCTTCATCGACGCCCAGGACGCAGGGCTCCTGGCGGCACACCGCGGGCACAGGCGAGCTCAGGCGACAGCGGCCCGTGTTGTCTCTGTCCAGCTCGCTGAAATCCATGCCGTCTCTGCCGCCGCCACCGACCGCAAGAACCAGGTCTACAGGAGCGGTTCTAGGCGCGCGTTTTCCGCCAGCCCCGAAGCGGCTCTGGCTCCCGACCAATCGGTGCCCGGGACACGCCCCCGACGCTCCGGCCACCGTTGACGTTTCCGCAGCCGCCACCGAAACTCCTGCCGCGCGGCTTCCTGGGAATTGTAGTTCCCAAGGCCGACCGCCGAGCTCCTTCGGGGGAACGGGGTGGGCGGGGTCGCCTTCCAGGCTCCGCCCCGGAGTCCCTGACGCCCCGCCCGTCGGGGCTGCTAGGAGATAGGGAAATAAAAGTGGGAAACTGACGCAGGCCTTGGAGGCCGAGGCCCAGCCAGGGCCTAGAAGGTCAAATATCACTATACTGCCAGACTACCGCCAGTGCCCACATCACTGGGTCCCGGTCCCCGATCTGGATGCTGGCTCTGGTCCCTGTCCCTGCCA encodes:
- the RNASEH2A gene encoding ribonuclease H2 subunit A, with the protein product MDFSELDRDNTGRCRLSSPVPAVCRQEPCVLGVDEAGRGPVLGPMVYAICYCPLSRLGDLEALKVADSKTLSESERDRLFVKMEKDRDFVGWALDVLSPNLISTSMLGRVKYNLNSLSHDTATGLVQYALDQGVKVAQVFVDTVGLPETYQERLQQRFPGIEVTVKAKADALYPVVSAASICAKVARDQAVKSWHFVEKLQDLDADYGSGYPNDPKTKAWLRKHVEPVFGFPQFVRFSWRTAQSILEKEAEGVIWEDSLTGDQEGPGRIMSYFSKGPRTHPRLPHRYFQERGLESATIL